Proteins encoded in a region of the Planococcus citri chromosome 1, ihPlaCitr1.1, whole genome shotgun sequence genome:
- the LOC135847631 gene encoding uncharacterized protein LOC135847631 — protein sequence MEFITFKNKRYPVPRCSDCVKELLWEYVTLLDKYSTLLDQYSDKGSDSQKSVSLLANHPFSTKLKSASLINLESFSDPEEISSDSSSQKSVSILANYPLSSKRRSTSLDFESFSDHEEDISQESVSLIANCPVFTKYRRNENDR from the exons ATGGAATTCATTACGTTCAAGaataaaa GATATCCAGTACCCAGGTGCAGTGATTGCGTGAAAGAATTACTTTGGGAATACGTGACTCTTTTAGATAAGTACTCGACTCTTTTGGATCAGTATTCAGATAAAGGAAGTGATAGTCAGAAGAGCGTCAGCTTATTAGCGAATCATCCTTTCTCAACAAAACTTAAAAGTGCATCGTTAATTAATCTTGAGTCATTCTCTGATCCGGAAGAAATAAGCAGTGACAGTAGCAGTCAGAAGAGCGTTAGCATTTTGGCAAACTATCCCCTCTCAAGTAAACGTAGAAGTACTTCGCTTGATTTCGAGTCATTCTCTGATCACGAGGAAGATATAAGTCAGGAAAGTGTCAGTTTAATTGCAAATTGCCCCGTTTTCACCAAGTATAGAC gcaaCGAAAATGACCGATGA
- the LOC135846716 gene encoding uncharacterized protein LOC135846716, translating into MERIKRVRPVNYKRWLKIPELEIPRTTLLSRNKRIRLNDANIDEGSSTGGVNMNECFQLVRNGDYDVNDLLECSSNEFPELMINDESNVADINSSECHNRSHESLIFDDSGADLRDCGDDRSSMHEKSQRKFLNGSPIFAEEAEILIMAYIIRYNLNDEAVDGLIQLFTTLVPECTLPRTIYSFMKKFDSRKDVSALKRHFCSACSMIISCGSDKRGAMCSKCSRECNSDFFYYFPIKDALTQFVNSSDYLIMINRHEYSDVNDGEYCKNNQNISKTDVTLQLNTDGVSIFDSSNKSLWPIQVLINNLPLLLRRKYLLLCGLWFGKNKPDMNMYLRLFVEEMKQLYDDGIVREVDNTLVKVHVVLCVCDSVARPTLQNIKQFNGEYGCSFCLQEGEISKRSTRIYPKMSILPIRNLEQHMADARKSIEGRPTPINGVKGPSVLMLLPSFDITKCFSIDYMHSALLGVVKQFIEQWFDSANHDQPWYLGTKESDFDKKLLSIRPPCEISWLPRPISTRKKWKASELRNFLLYYSFYCISDLLPTRFVSHWCALIYSISTFLQPSITTEEWRKATEALFHFVINIGNLYNKNFYKFNVHLLLHLPICVREFGALWATSCFPFEHYNGILNKLFVNATGVQQQICKNYFRFKKLMLESNKFYDSSAFLDQVPLGKQLFINFMNGDKDENLQLTGDVYQFSVRKTRATISISEQRSIEAVLDSKIDINAVTLYQFCNVRGMLLHSYDFNKLKSRNNSIVQLQDATVIMVCKILKVFITSPIEINEKRIVIEAIPATKRINNSNLPKQNKFIASVTKELVFNCTRQRIFVLPEMIQKKCVSINVIGDDDGINYTLATPLANHLENGW; encoded by the exons ATGGAAAGAATAAAACGAGTGAGACCTGTGAATTATAAACGGTGGTTGAAGATTCCTGAGTTGGAAATACCTCGTACAACTTTACTTTCTCGAAATAAACGAATACGTTTGAATGATGCTAAT ATAGACGAAGGCAGTTCAACAGGTGGTGTCAACATGAATGAATGTTTTCAATTGGTGAGAAATGGTGATTACGACGTCAATGATTTGCTAGAATGCAGTTCGAACGAATTTCCAGAATTGATGATAAATGATGAAAGCAATGTTGCTGATATCAATTCATCAGAATGCCATAATCGATCACATGAATCGTTGATATTTGATGACAGTGGTGCTGATTTACGAGACTGTGGTGATGATCGGTCATCAATGCATGAGAAATCTCAACGT AAGTTTTTGAATGGCTCGCCTATTTTCGCggaagaagctgaaattttaataatggcGTACATCATAAGATACAATTTGAATGATGAAGCAGTCGACGGATTGATACAATTATTTACAACATTGGTACCTGAATGTACGTTACCCAGGACAATTTATAGTTTTATGAAGAAATTTGACTCAAGGAAGGATGTTTCTGCTTTAAAAAGACATTTTTGCAGTGCATGCTCAATGATTATTTCATGTGGTAGCGACAAACGCGGAGCAATGTGTAGCAAATGTTCACGTGAGTgcaatagtgattttttttattactttccAATCAAGGACGCTCTCACACAATTTGTGAACAGTTCGGATTACTTGATTATGATTAACCGACATGAATACAGCGATGTTAATGATGGTGAGTATTGTAAGAATAATCAGAACATAAGCAAGACAGATGTAACTTTACAATTGAATACTGATGgagtttcaattttcgattcttCAAATAAGTCGCTGTGGCCCATTCAAGTGCTCATTAATAATTTACCTCTCCTATTAAGAAGAAAATACCTACTGCTATGTGGACTATGGTTTGGCAAAAATAAACCAGACATGAATATGTATCTCAGACTGTTCGTTGAAGAAATGAAACAACTTTATGATGATGGAATCGTTAGAGAAGTGGATAACACTTTGGTAAAAGTTCATGTTGTATTATGTGTCTGTGATTCCGTAGCAAGACCCACATTGCAAAACATCAAACAATTTAATGGAGAGTATGGTTGCTCTTTTTGTTTACAAGAAGGAGAGATTTCCAAAAGAAGTACACGCATATAtccaaaaatgagcattttgcCTATTAGAAATTTAGAACAGCACATGGCAGATGCTAGAAAAAGTATTGAAGGTAGGCCTACACCTATTAATGGCGTAAAAGGTCCGTCAGTTCTAATGCTGCTTCCCAGTTTTGACATAACAAAGTGTTTTTCCATCGATTATATGCATTCGGCGCTGCTAGGAGTTGTTAAGCAGTTCATTGAGCAATGGTTTGATTCAGCAAATCACGATCAGCCTTGGTACCTCGGTACAAAAGAGtctgattttgataaaaaattactgaGTATACGACCACCATGCGAAATTAGTTGGCTTCCTCGGCCAATTAGTACTAGAAAAAAGTGGAAAGCAAGCGAGCtccgaaattttttattgtattatTCGTTCTATTGTATAAGTGACCTTCTACCAACACGTTTTGTTAGCCATTGGTGTGCTTTAATATATAGTATCAGTACATTTCTTCAACCTTCGATAACTACAGAAGAATGGAGAAAAGCAACTGAggcattatttcattttgttatcaACATCGGAAACCTTTACAATAAAAACTTCTACAAATTCAATGTGCATCTACTTCTGCACCTACCCATTTGTGTTCGAGAATTTGGTGCTCTTTGGGCAACATCTTGTTTTCCTTTTGAACACTATAacggaattttgaataaattattcgtaAATGCAACAGGTGTTCAAcagcaaatttgcaaaaactattttcgatttaaaaaactgatgTTGGAGTCTAACAAATTTTATGACTCGTCCGCTTTTTTAGATCAGGTACCATTAGGTAAACAATTATTCATCAACTTCATGAATGGTGACAAAGATGAAAATCTGCAGCTGACTGGTGACGTCTACCAATTTTCTGTTAGAAAAACACGTGCAACTATCAGTATATCCGAGCAACGTTCTATTGAGGCAGTATTGGACTCGAAGATTGACATTAATGCAGTCACATTGTATCAGTTTTGTAACGTTAGAGGAATGCTGCTTCACTCATATGATTTCAACAAACTGAAGAGTCGCAACAATAGTATCGTTCAGTTACAAGACGCAACTGTGATCATggtgtgtaaaattttgaaggtttttatCACGTCTCCTatcgaaataaatgaaaaaaggaTTGTGATAGAAGCGATTCCAGCTACAAAAAGGATTAACAATTCAAATCTACCCAAGCAAAACAAATTTATTGCTTCTGTAACCAAGGAGTTGGTTTTTAATTGTACACGACAACGTATCTTTGTTCTGCCTGAAATGATTCAGAAAAAGTGCGTTTCCATTAACGTAATTGGTGATGATGATGGTATTAACTATACATTGGCAACCCCATTAGCTAACCATTTAGAAAATGGTTGGTGA